The genomic interval GAGGCCAGCGCAACAACCCCGACGTGGAGCGGGTCGTCGCCGACCTGCTCGCGGCGTGGCGCGGCACCGGCCGCCCGGTGATCCACGTGCGGCACGACTCCGTCGACCCGCGCTCGCCACTGCGCCCCGGTCAGCCCGGCCACACGTTCTTCCCGGCCGTGCAACCGCTCGCCGGGGAGCCGGTCTACTCCAAGAACGTCAACAGCGCCTTCATCGGTACGACGCTCGAGGCGGATCTGCGCCGCCGCGGTCT from Luteitalea sp. carries:
- a CDS encoding isochorismatase family protein, which produces MQQGFGPEFWEHWAGPGGQRNNPDVERVVADLLAAWRGTGRPVIHVRHDSVDPRSPLRPGQPGHTFFPAVQPLAGEPVYSKNVNSAFIGTTLEADLRRRGL